The region CTTCCTGTGAAATCATtacaaaatctttaaaattttctgttcttctgtcttGATCACTGGTGGGGAAGGGGACCATGTTGTAACTGTTAGCGTGAGCTTTGCTGGTCACATTTCTGTTATACGTTAGTTTCAGATTATCTGTTTTGACATACGTTCAATTCTCCCTACTCcacttctttttccaaaggGAGTTTTGTATGGCACAGAAGAGGCAAATTGTGCCTGAGGGCACATATTGAATTTATACACCTGGGGCTCCTGATGTTGCTAGCTGAAGAATCATCCAAAAGACTGACATTGTTCAATACCTTAGTTTTTGGTTAGGCCATGATCTCACCTCTGTTCACAAGGAACTAGAAAACCATGAAATGGCTTTCAATAAACTCCATCACTGAAAGCTATTAAGGCTGTCGTGGTGTAAATTTCTCTCATGGAtagaaaaaaggcaagcaaataGGAAtactgggtttcttttttttccttattatgGAGTCGTTGATTGCCAGTGGAGTCCCACTGTGATTTGCACTTTCGGTTTAATGAAGAGATGTAGTGAGGCAACAAGGTTTACTGATGCCACATTTTTTGGAGCAGTGTAAATGAAAGGTGATCGAGAAGTTCTAGAGCCACAAATCGCTAGGGTTTGGGAAAATACCCCAGTACTTCTGTATTCAGGgatgttttgctcttttctaCACAACTTCTGTAGGTCAGTGTCTGAAATAAGATGGGATAGATGCATGGTTGGTTGTATCTGATAAAGCTGCCTTTCACCACATTTCTGTGTTTCGGTTGGGGTCTGATCTTTATCTAAAATAAAGGCCAAAAGTTCTGCTTGCatacataaaagaaatacatctATAGATATAACACAGAGTTTTCATGTAACCTCCACCTTATAGGTGAATGGTAGGGCTTTTTGTCTTGGCAATTTCCGCCTGAATGGATTCTTCAATTTAAATTTCACAGCTTTAGTTCTTTACTCATTGTGGTTCATGAAGCAATTTGAAGTAATATAATTGAATACAACAGAAAGACATCTATGCTTAACCTTGCTAGCCATCAGTAGTCACAATTCATAATGACTATAAATGCCTTCATAATGAAAGATAATCAGTATGAAAATGTCATTGCATTTAATTAATTATGGATATTTTGGTGGTAATGAGCTAATCATTATGAGCTTTCAGGTTTTGCACCACAAACTCAGCATGTTTTAGAAAAAAGTGAAGTGGCATCCAGCAAACTTAACATGAAACTGAGAAATGCATATGAATCTCTCTTAAACTTCTTCAGGCCAGTGAGTAAGTGTCACTTCATCACTGCAgcattgtttctttcttcccttgtccccttctcctgcctcaCTTCCAGTCCACCCTCCCACCCCTACCTGTCAGCATTTAGTGTTTTTAAAACCCTCAGTCTGATACTGTAAAGCTCACCAGAGCTCTTCAAAATGCTATTGTTAAATGCCCCTTCGGAACAATCACAAACTTGCTTCCACTGCGTTACTACCCTCCTACAAAACCTGTCATCGTCAGTGATGTGATTGTGTTAGAAATGCTGAACAGTTGGGCACAGCATTCACCTTGCCTAGCATTGTTGTATCTGATCTGAATTTGGTTTCTAATCTTCCCATGTACGCATAGGAAGAAAAGAGCGATTTGGCACATCCTAAGATAGAGAAGGATTTTGCCCCACAGTGGTGTCTCTCCCACTGGCTAAGGAAGGCTCCAGGGCCATTAGCTCAGATTGAACCACTCATCCTTTGGACTGCTGAAGTTAAACGACCAGAACTACCTTATTTCATAAAATTACTGAGAAGGAAACAGCAATGCTAATTTGCTAATATCGATAAGAAAGATAATATCTATGAATACAGAAAGGGCTTGGCATGTACAAAAATTGCAAGCCTGGTTCCATAATTGGATCACAgacaaagagaaaggaggagcaGGAATACCACTTTTCACTTAGTATGTTTCTGCATTCCCCCACTGCTATTACTACCACCTAGCCCTGAGTAAACACAGAGGTCTCGAAGTGCCTGATCCCCCCATTTAATAAACTGAATTTGGCTACAAGTAATGTCTGATAAACATGACACTGACAATGCAGCCAATCTTGGGAGTGTTGTCGGAACCAAATGATGCTTTGCAGCTGCTGTGAAAGTGTCACTTAAGGGATGTGATACCAAGCTTTACAggaattaaattatatataggAGACATCTGCTGTTTATAACTATTTTATACATTTAAGCCCTTCCTATGGAGGATCTCACGATTATCAATAAATCTGTTATTAAatagcaaattttaaaaattgcttaaaTGTTGTGTTCAGTAACTGGATTTTGGATATCTTGGGGCTTTGTTCCTATCAGCTGACTTTCAACTGCTTGTAGAAAGATGCATGTTAGTGCCAAACAGAGAGATGGTTAGTTGCAATATATTCTATGCTGGgcccttcagaaaaaaaaaaaaagaattgtcttaaatttctgttttcttttattaattaGAAACAGTCCAGTCAGAAAATTTAGTTTGTCTGTCTTACTTACTTTACAAACCTAAGGACAAAAAGGTGGCACAATGGTGTTTAGATCCAGTTTTGTAAATGTTTCTtactgaaataaagcaaataagaTTCTGTATGACATGATTTTAGCTTTTCTGCtaattttaatataaagatTGATTAGTTTTGGGGAAAGAATATACATGAAAGTCAGCGTTACTGTTTCCTGGCAGACTTATCCTATCAAAACATACTAGGGACACCAACATGATAACTTCCCTCTACTTGAGCATTGTTCCTAGAATAGAGATCTtacatattatttctttttttaaagcatgccGTCACAAAGGCGAACAAACCTTAATTCCTTGTGATGTAGGAGAGGGCCTTAACACAACTGAATGCTTGGAAAATAAGTGTTGTCCGTCCAAAACCAGCCATGAACTGAAATGTTACAAGCCATTTAAAGACAGTAAGTATACTGTAGATTACTGCCTCATGGCCAAATGCTGCTCTGGTCAGACAATGcgattttcatttctgtttctttctttagttTTTCAGGTCAGCCCTCTTCTCAAAGTAAGTGTAAGcttgcatttatttctgcatatatacgttaatacagaaaacaattcaGTGATAACAGAATTGTCTGGATATCTTGTCAACCCCAGCACAACCAAAGAACAAGTGATGTCATACAAATAAACGTAGTCACGTATGTTAGTACAAAGAACGCAGTGAAGGCTTTATTTGTGGAAAAAGGGTGTTTAATCCAAAGTAGTAGTGACTCTGTGAAAGTGCTATGAAGAAAAGGTGAAGAAACTGGATGTATTTAATCTGGTGAAGAGGAGGCTGACTCGTTATTTAATGGCTGCTGAAGCCTGTTTAGAAGGACAGTTACTAAGATGAGGGAGCCACAAATTCTTGGTAGAACCAGGTGATATAACAAGTGGGAATTGCCACTAATTGATGCTTGGGAAATTTAGCTCAGatgttagaggaaaaaaattcattagGCAAGCAGTTAAACTCTAGGACAAGTCATCAGaaaggtggtggagtcaccatccttggaggttttcaagacttgGCTAGACAAAGACACAACTTACTTGACCTCATGTTGGTGGTAGCCTTGCTTCAGGAAAAAGGTTGGTCTACATGATGTGCAGAAGTCTCTTATGACCAAAatttctgtggttctgtgttCTCAAATTCTAGCcttaatgtaatattttttaccttcctttttttttttactttgagcaTAGGCTCGGtgtgaatgattttttttttctctctcatatGAAAGAATGCAGCAAACTACTTCTGTACATCCTGCCTTTGCTCATAACTCCACGGTAATCTCTGCTTTATTGAAAGGGTTGaatcaaattttaatttttgtcataccttttttcctgttcGTACAGCTTTGTAGAAACAGTTGTTGCTTTTCACGGTGAAGTTGCTTCAACAAACTGAAAAACGCAAAAAAGTTAGAGGCTTTTTATTAGCCACAGAATTACtgggtttggaagggacctctcaTGAACGTATAGTCCAATTCTCCCTGCTCAAGGAGGGTCAGCTACAACAGGTTtcccagggctgtgtccagtcaaGTTTGGAATATGTCCGAGAACAGAGAGTTCACAACCTCTCCGGGcatcctgttccagtgtttaCTGTTTGAACtctcacagtttaaaaaaaaacaaaaaacaaaaaacaaacaaacaaaaaaaaaaacccccaaaaaaaaaaccccaaaaaacacccaactTATGTTCCAAAGGAATTTTGTATCTTAATTTGTGTCCTTTGCCTCATGCCCTGATACTAGACATGTGTATCGTGGTTTTCTGTCAAGAACAATGTTAAGATATTAGAGTGATATTTGGAGATTCATCATAGACTTAAATAGAAACAGAGCTGAGTATTACCATGTTTATTCTAACACAGCAATTCCTGTTACGTTGTATATTTCTTTACCAACAACTAAGCAGGAAGAGTTTTCAGACACAGGCAATCTTGTCAGCCATGGATGTTAAGTTAGTAAGAAGAAACCATCGTCTAGAACTTAATGGTTTAGGTTTTCCTGATATAATTCAGCATGCCTCCATTGATTTCAGAGATGATACCCAATTATCAGGAAGAGCTGAGTTAATACAGATATGAAAGCCCAAGGGTATTACTTGTAAGCTAACATGAATTCACTTTCTCCTTGTTTATGCTTGCTCAGAAGCAAGCAGAGGTCAGGATCAaactttgaaatttttcttgTAGTTGAGCAGCTCCACATTCCAGTGCTAGAGCGGTTGTAATTACTACTAGCTAGATAACTTTTGATAGAAGAAAGTACCACTCAGGTGAGGCCGTCAGAATCTGTTTGTTAGTTAGGGGcatgctgcagaaataaaatgttttaataatatTCATTCCCCACTTGCGCCTTTATATTATGTATAAAAGACACTTCACTATAGCAAGAAAAGCTGTGCGTTGAAAATTATAGCTCTTCTGCTCATTTTTAGGGCACATACTCAAGcaaatgttaaaattaaatacGCCTATTGAGCTGTGACTGCTTGATTCCTCATTCCAGTTAAGCTTTTATTGTTTGGACATAAATATCAAGGGCTGACTATTTTACAGAATTATTTGTTCATAGATTAATTAGCTACTTTAATGCTCCTGGATGTACAACATATgtccaaagaaaatacaaacacttACTGCCCTGGGAGCACATGCTGTTTGCCTCATAGCAATCTGTTGACAAAATAGAAGCACTTAGCAGATATTAGACTCGTGGCACTTGAGTTTCTGTAAGATGCAGGCTGCATACTTGAATGGCTCTTATCTGGGAGTTCTGTCTTGAATTTCACTAGGAATAAAACAAGGCtttaagaaaatgctgcaaaagTTATGATCTGAAATAGATAAATAGCATTCATTTGCATGATTTTGTCTCCATTCTTAAGGGAGTTTCTAAAGAACTTTgattttcatcatctttttttttttttgtcatgcaCTAGGCTCTCCCAAACCCCAGTTGCTTCTGAGACTaagcaaacacttgggctattCAAACTCAGGTCAAATTTGAGACTTGACCTTTCTCACCTGAGCTCATTTCTAACacctactttttttccattgtgttGCTGGCTGAGATACGTGTCTGTCTTAGGCTAATCTCTGTCATCTGTACCTCAACATATATCTTGGAATGATTCATAACTAATGCATACTTTTGCTGACTCTACAGATATGCAACTGACATTTCGATTGCTTGTGCTTGTGGCAGGAGGATTTTTGATTTTGGGATGTCTACCATTCTGTTGCTTTGCCTGTTTGCGGAGAAGGTAAGCATTAGAGCACAACCAGACCACGTTTCTGATGTACTGCTTCTAAACATAGAAAATACGGACAACTGACATGTTTGCAGTcagtgaggggagaaaagactggggaaaaaaggcaagaaaccAATGTGGAAACATAAAAAATGAGTCCTTCTATTTTGAAGCTACATGAAACAGAGAGTCAATTTGgcttagggggaaaaaagtttgttAATGCCTCAGTACTCTTTCTAAAGACCCAGTTATAAAGGACTTGGACTTAATCTGACTTCCCTTGCTTGGGAAGTTGCGTGTAAAACATGAAGGCACACTGCCTGCAGGTTAGAACAGAAGTCTGCACATAAAGCCCTGAATGGAGCTTGAGCAGTGGTGCCTGAACTTGAGTTCAGCTCCGCAGGAGGCGGATCCTCTCCTGGGCTGATACGCTGAGGTATGGAAGACCAGGCTTTTGCTGCCTTGACTCTCTGGTTATCTCCCCCACTTtctgcccctgctccccaccaaAGGCTAGTATATCCATATATGTTAAAGGAACTTGGTTTCCATTCTTCTCTTTGGCAGGAAGGCAACACCAACAACTGCCAGTTGTGAGCAAAAAAGGTGGTAAATAAGACTTAAGAGCAAACAAAGCTACCAGGCAGCCTGCAACACTGCACACAGCCATCCTGTTCAACCCCGGATAGGTTTTTAGGACAGTGTCCTGTGTGCAAAGAAAACCCAGCacatctaaaaaagaaaaggaaagttttgaGGAAAAGTTAATTTCACTTTGTAACAGAAGTTTAAACAGAAGCAAGTGAGAAAATTTCCTACTACTTGCCTTAGCTATCAAAAATCacagggagaagggagacaaaAATGGTTCTTTTACCACTGCCTTCGAAGGCACTTCTACAAAAGAGTGATGCTGCCTATAGTAAACAATTGACTGCTGCACAGGAAATGGCATGTGCAAGCAGGAATGAATTATCTGAAAGATAATAGGGaagaaatgaatgagaaaaagtaGTTTGTAAAGAACAACAAGTAGAAATGTGTCTGTGTGGGATAGAGCTAGAGTTATGCAGTAAGACGCAGAAGGAAAGAACATAGTAGTAGGtctgaataaagaaaaatgggcTTGGAGTGTGcttgggagaaaagcaaattaattacCTCTAATGCTTCTAATGTGCAGTGTGGTTTTTAATGTATAGGGCACATTACAGCCCCTGAGTGCTGTCCAAGCAGTTTAGTGTTTGATATTATGAAGAGTTTTGACCTGTGTATATCTTCTTCTGATAATGGGAAAATGTAAGCTCCACAACATCAAAATCATTAAACTAAGATGGAATGTATTAACATaactgtgctttatttttctaaggtGGTAGTTCGTATTGAATAGCTAATGCTATAGCTTGGTTAATATGACAGAATTGTCTTTTTGGGTGaagattttttccccaaagtgtTAAACTTTTGCTTTGCTAAGATATTAGTAGTCTGTATGGGATCATACACGTgcacgtacacacacacatagacTTTACTAATGCGTCTGCTTAGCAGATGGCTATTTACTATGGAGTTCCACATTTAGACAAAACCTGCTGTGAAAATCTCCACATTACATCTTAGACTGTGCTGAACAGCTGATGTTCAGCATACAGATAGCTGCACTGAGTCATCAGTGACTCTGAAAAGAGGAGGCAAAGAATTAACATGAAATTATCAtaaattttctggaaaatgaagtAATATGTGTTCATTTTGAGAGACTTCACATTAATGTTTAAATgatcatttctgtgttttttcataGCCAGTGAAACTAGGAACATTGCTGTTCTGCTATGACttgtttcttgctttgttttttaatgcagtgATTAACCAGATGCTAAATGGTTTTAATTTCCAACATCATATATTTGAGTTCTAGGAAAGGAGCAATCCTATAACATTGTAACTTTGAGGTTTACGAGTTCTAGAGACAGTTGATAGAGGATATGGCTTTGAAAAGCATTCCTTTAATGAGCCTAAAACCTTTTCTCTGgatgaaaattctttttttttccaatgttgTATGGTCATTGTTGAGAGAGTCCTACATACAATGCCAAAACTGTACTGCAATGGACATGcacaaaagtaaaaattgttCTCTAGAGTTATCAAAAAATAAGAGGGCTTTTGCTGATGAAATTTGGGATAATTGATTAGTTCCACTGTGCCTCTTCTAGAGTGAATTCCAAGGTTTCCCATAGGAGTCTGTATttatgtgaggaaaaaaaaatttaaaaaaagaaaagaaaaaagaaaaagagacacaCCAAACCTGGGCAACTAGCCCTGGAAAGCTTTGTGCTATGTAGCTGGGGGTGGCTGTTTGTCAAGAGATGCCCAGGACTAGGACAGCAGAGGTAATTCCATAATGTGGCCAGACCAAGAACATGTAGGAACATGTAATTCCTGTAAAATTGATAGAAGGATCTGAGTACTCCTCCCCTTGCCACACTTGATCAGCACTAGTAATTTCCCAAGTCAGTCAGGCTTTGTTACTTCTGCATCCCCTGAGATGAACTGTGTATTTGCCTCCTTCCAATGGTATTTTTCATGCAGGAAGCAGAATCTACACGTGCCTGTTCCCTGGTAATTGACAGTTTCTCTCGTGTGCTATCAACATAATATCTCGTTTCTTGAGCTGTGTTCTCTGATGCTTTTGCTATGTCCACAACTGTGCTATCCTATCTTATTTCTCTCAGTTTTGTTAGTCTCCATTAACAACCATATGCAATGATGTGTAGGTTAAAACACTAAAGGTTAGGAAAATGCAGGTGCACTTAACTAGTGCTATATTTGAATAATGCTgtgtagattttaaaaatagagtaagAATTAGACAAGTCctcatttccttctgctgagTTCCTAGTACAGCTGTGGGAAGCAGGCCATAGAATTTGATTGACTAGTTACTGGGGAAATTTCTGGTCATGGTTGCATTATATGAATCAGAATGTGAGCTGAAattcatgaagaaaatataaGCGATGGGAAAAGCTTATTGAAATGCTTTTCCTAGCCTTAACCTGGCTGTGTTCTAGCAATGAAATCTTGTGATGGCCCCTGAAATCAACCGTAGCTTTGCAGGTGTTTTTTCACTGGAGCTAGGATTTCACGGCTAAAGTCTAGCTGATCTTCTCTAAATTCCTTCTTTAGAAGTCAACCAATATCAGCTGTTGTTTTAATATGTTGCAGTCAATGTGTCAATCCTTTACGAAGGGCAAACAACGAAGTAGAGCAAGTTGTGTGGAAGAAAAGAGCACATAGTGAAGATGTTTATGGCCCTTTACTGGATTGACTTAAGAAAGACTAAGGACCataagaacaacaaaaaaaggtaaACTAACCTTGGAGtattcttttgttctttcagtTTAGGACTGTTATCTTATATCAATTCTGTATAGAATACTAAACATATGCAGTACTAAATGCCTGTTGCTTCGCAGTCCAGTAGACTTTGTCAAAAGGCACTGTTTGTCAGGGTTCACCTTCCGTTTCTGTTGTGGGAGAAGTAATGAGTGTGCAAGAATTTGATTGCTGTCCTGGGATGCTAAATGACAGCAGACCAAGCCATGGACAATATTACAGTCCCAAGTTTAAGCTTTCTGTGccatttcagtgtttcttatCCCATGCACAAACTGTGTTGCATGGAAAAGTGGAAAAGCAAAGTAAGGTTTTGTTGCTTTCAGGAGATGTGGATCCATTTACAGGTACTGAGGAATTTGTCCTTCCGTATGGATAGGGGTGTTTTACAGCTGACACATTCACATAGCTCTGCGTCTTGGCATTCTTCCTCAATGCTGAAGAGCAGTTGactactgaaataaaagtaatcTGAGAGTGAAATGCTATTTACTCCACATAAGCATGCCAAACGATAGCCTATGAAAGGtgacaatgaaataaaaaagtgtcAGTGAGGTCATTAGACAATACAGAAGTATTTCAGGGAGAGTGTTGCTTTGGCAAAAATGTAAAGATGTCCCTAATTCTATTTATactcctgtatttttttttccccttggtgtAGAGGAACATGCACCTGATCTTGAAGACCTCGAGCAGAAGGACACCAGAATTACTTGAGTATGCCTgagaaaataagatgttttGTTTTAGTATTAAAGTAATACAATGTTGTCAACCCTGGATGATGCTATTGATTTTGCAATAGAAAGTCTTCGTTTCTGGTTTTTCATGCTCATTTCATACCTCCTGTACAAAAACGGTGGTAACACTGAAAGGCAAAACTGCTTGTGGCAACCCCTGAATAATAAAGCCAGTCTTCTCTTATTAATATAGCATCTCTGTGGAGGGATATAAGAAACCAGTTAAGTGCCTGTCTCAGTTTAGAGGCCAGTCTTAGAATATTATCTGGATTAAGAAGAGAGTGTTGTCATTCATTAAATTGGTAGCGAGTGGCAAGCTTACTCTGTTTCAGTATTGGATGGCATCATAGCACAATAGTGTTACTCTTACTGAGGAGGATGGCTAATTCCTTACCAGGCTACAGAGGATTTGAGAAATCTGTTGTTGGGCAGTTGCTTTAAAGATATGCTTGGCAAAAATGCTAAGTACTGAAGGATAGTGAGGTAGTGTTTTCTCTGGCATTGTTTCTCTCCACGGTATATCGCTGCACCACAGAACTTTCTTTGATCTTTGGATGACCTGTCTCCCAAGGTAGGTGAtttcaaaatgcaatttcttttggttttcctgtagtgtaacaaaaataaaagaaacaaatgtgtAACAGTTTTCAGCAGCTGAGTGCAAAGTAAAAGTGAGCACCTAAAAGAATGTCAGTAGAAATCAGTATCACCCATAATAATGCAATGACTGGTCATTTTTCTTTGGGTCTGTGAAGTCCGTGTAGCAGAATTTCCAAGAGCTACAGCTGGGAGGAATGGAGATTTGTTCCTAAGCTGGAGAGAGAATAAACACTGTAAGTGATTCTTAGAAACTCTGTATACTTTCAGGATTCCCCCTTTAATAAATTTGTCTTAATTTCATCAGTGCTAAGAAAGGCATCACATAATATCCAAGTGTAATAGGGGTGGAATATGCATACAGGCAATCTCATGAAATTGTTGGATTACTTACTGATGATCAGACATAACTATATGCAGGAGCTTTAAAGCCTAATATTGCAACCATTGCCGGTAACATTGTATTACAGATGATTTGGTTATAATTTTGTAAGCAAAAGTATTATGATGTTTTTGATGTGGAGCAGCAGAATGATGGAGACTGAATAGGGCTCTGTTTGCCTTCCAAATCTGATGGGTATTTgctgtttcttgatattatGTTTATGAATGATGAAGTATGTATATAGGCATTTTGACAAAGGTAAAAACAGTTTCCTGGTACATGAATTTAGGGGCACTGTCACAGCTGAAATGTGCGTGTGACAAACAGTATGGATCCTTGTGGCTCATGGTGATTATGGAGAGAAGGC is a window of Gavia stellata isolate bGavSte3 chromosome 14, bGavSte3.hap2, whole genome shotgun sequence DNA encoding:
- the FMR1NB gene encoding FMR1 neighbor protein, encoding MLLIGTHLAWNYVVLILLYSVNSSFAPQTQHVLEKSEVASSKLNMKLRNAYESLLNFFRPVTCRHKGEQTLIPCDVGEGLNTTECLENKCCPSKTSHELKCYKPFKDNMQLTFRLLVLVAGGFLILGCLPFCCFACLRRSQCVNPLRRANNEVEQVVWKKRAHSEDVYGPLLD